The Fibrobacterota bacterium DNA window CGGTGGAAGGCTTCAAGGCGACTCCCAGAAGGCTTCTAGCACCCCGAAGGTAAATCCCCAGATGGCCCCGCTGCCGTCCGCCACCTTGATGCAAGGGAAGGAAAGCTGCGGATGCTTTTCGCTCATGGCCGCCATCAGGCGATTGGCGGGGTCGCGCAAATAATCCTCCGGCAGCCAATGCGCTTCGGCGATTTCCCTTTCGTCCAAACGGACCTCGGGCTTGGCGGCCATTTCGAAAAGGAAGGGGGCCACGGCCATGGGAATGCCCATATGGTTGCCGGCGATGGCCAGGGGCAGGGGCCGCACCAGATGGGCCCGCTCTAAACGGACCCCGCTTTCCTCGAAAGTCTCGCGGATGCAGGTTCCTAAAAGATCAGGGTCCCCGGGCTCGCGACGACCGCCGGGCAGGGCGAAATGACCCGACCAAGGGTCCTTGGGATTGATCGCCCGGCGCAACAACAAGTACTCGGGATTCTCCCCTTTCACGCGGATTAGGGCCACTGCGGCGGCCGCTTCCGGCCCGGCAGGACCGGGTCCAGGGAGTGCCGAGAGAGGCGATTCGGAATGTGACATCGGTACTCCCAAACTATAAATATGGCTGGTCGGCTTCGTGCGGCAAGTCCCTCTGATAGTTGGAAAACAGGCCTTCCTGGCAATTTTTGTTAAATTTACAGGGATATGTTAAGACCGCCCAAAGCGCATCTCTTAGGCGCCAGCGTTCCCGATTTGGAAGCGCTCGTAAA harbors:
- a CDS encoding CoA pyrophosphatase encodes the protein MSHSESPLSALPGPGPAGPEAAAAVALIRVKGENPEYLLLRRAINPKDPWSGHFALPGGRREPGDPDLLGTCIRETFEESGVRLERAHLVRPLPLAIAGNHMGIPMAVAPFLFEMAAKPEVRLDEREIAEAHWLPEDYLRDPANRLMAAMSEKHPQLSFPCIKVADGSGAIWGFTFGVLEAFWESP